The Caldanaerovirga acetigignens genomic sequence CACGTATAGACTTGCTAGTCACAATTCCTCCAAGGGATATGATGGCAACTTCCGTAGTGCCACCGCCGATATCCACAACCATATTTCCTGTAGGCTCCTGCACCTCGAGCCCTGCTCCTATGGCAGCCGCCATTGGTTCTTCGATGAGATATGCTTCCCTGGCCCCTGCCTGCAGCGTTGCGTCTATGACGGCCCTCTTTTCAACTTCGGTAACACCCGAAGGTATTCCAACCACCACTCGGGGTTTCACGAAGCTCCTTGTCTTTAAGGCCTTCGATATGAAATGCTTAAGCATCGCCTGGGTTATATCGAAATCAGCAATTACGCCGTCTTTCAACGGCCGTATGGCCACAATATTGCCGGGTGTTCTCCCTATCATGTGCTTTGCTTCTTCGCCCACCGCTAAAATGGTCCCCGTATCCCTCTGAATTGCGACTACCGACGGCTCTCTAAGCACTATCCCTTTCCCTTTCACGTGCACGAGCGTGTTAGCCGTGCCAAGATCTATTCCTATATCTTTCGAAAGAGCCTTGAAAAGTCCAAACATGCACTGCTACTCCTTTCCATTATTGGTCGAATTTTTTCTTTTTTAAAGAATCCTTTTTTCTTTGAAGCTTAAGTAATCCGAATTCCCAAAAATAATGTGATCTAATACTTCTATCCCAAGAATTTTGCCTGCTTCCACTAGGCGGCGAGTTATTTCTATATCTTCCCTGCTTGGCGTTGTGTCTCCGCTAGGATGGTTGTGAACTAGTATAACGGCTGCACTACTCCTTTTAATTGCAGGCTTGAACACTTCTCTCGGGTGAACTATAGACGAATTAAGACTGCCTATTGAAATATTTTCCACCGATATAACACGGTTTTTAACATTTAGCATGATTATTTTAAAATATTCTTTGTCCAAATAACGCATTTCTTCCATCAATAATTTTTTCACGTCAACTGGTGAGGATATTACTATATCACAATCCTTAAAGCAAGATGAAATCCTGCGGCCTAGTTCGACGGCTGCCTTTATCTGTACTGCCTTTGCAAGGCCAATCCCCTTAACTTTTGAAAGCTCTTCTAAGCTTGCCTCTGCCACAAATTCCAGTCCGGCTTTTCCTCCGTCTCCCTTTAAAACCCTTTGGGCTAACACCAAAGCTGATTCG encodes the following:
- a CDS encoding rod shape-determining protein, coding for MFGLFKALSKDIGIDLGTANTLVHVKGKGIVLREPSVVAIQRDTGTILAVGEEAKHMIGRTPGNIVAIRPLKDGVIADFDITQAMLKHFISKALKTRSFVKPRVVVGIPSGVTEVEKRAVIDATLQAGAREAYLIEEPMAAAIGAGLEVQEPTGNMVVDIGGGTTEVAIISLGGIVTSKSIRVGGDEMDEAIVNYIKKEYNLMIGERTAEEIKITIGSAFPKPKEEAMEVRGRDLVTGLPKTIKVSSEEIREALAEPVNSILDAIKVTLEKSPPELAADIMDRGIVMTGGGALLYGLDKLVNHETGMPVHIAENPMDCVALGTGKALEELDLLKRVQVLSKKVV
- the radC gene encoding RadC family protein, which produces MSSLKIKDLPREARPRERLQKYGATALSDAELLALLIRTGTKAESALVLAQRVLKGDGGKAGLEFVAEASLEELSKVKGIGLAKAVQIKAAVELGRRISSCFKDCDIVISSPVDVKKLLMEEMRYLDKEYFKIIMLNVKNRVISVENISIGSLNSSIVHPREVFKPAIKRSSAAVILVHNHPSGDTTPSREDIEITRRLVEAGKILGIEVLDHIIFGNSDYLSFKEKRIL